From a single Prionailurus bengalensis isolate Pbe53 chromosome A1, Fcat_Pben_1.1_paternal_pri, whole genome shotgun sequence genomic region:
- the LOC122487528 gene encoding protein kish-A-like, protein MSAIFNFQSRLTVILLLIYSCAYIPSLAHSLLDRNKTGLLGIFWKCSRTGEQKSVYVAVCCIVMPFSFLFIQ, encoded by the coding sequence ATgtctgccatttttaattttcagagtcgGTTGACTGTAATCTTGCTGCTTATATATTCCTGTGCTTATATCCCATCCTTGGCACACAGCCTCCTGGACAGAAATAAAACTGGATTGTTGGGTATATTTTGGAAATGCTCCAGAACTGGTGAACAGAAGAGTGTTTATGTTGCAGTATGCTGTATAGTGATGCCCTTCAGCTTCCTCTTCATACAGTAG